The following proteins come from a genomic window of Natrinema saccharevitans:
- a CDS encoding hybrid sensor histidine kinase/response regulator produces MSIRDGPRSGGVSMDEIRVLYVDDEPQWAVTTAELLDRRDVAIETLSATSASEALEYLTEREIDCIVAEYDLPDADGLELLEAARSEVDSIPFLLFTGSGSEAIASEAISAGVTDYVRKADDPDRDAVLADAVVDAVEAAHGRRKRDRQLHAVETAQEGISILDSNGRFVYVNRAYADLYGYEPAAMIGEHWELLYPDDEVAAAHEEIIPTVMAEGEWRGETTGLRADGSTFVEAHSLSTTGNGDLICTVQDITDHKERERDLERYETIIEALGDPVYTVDDDGRYTYVNDAYAAMTGYEKDEIVGEHVSVLLDDESVERGEATVESLLSADTDGRQCTYEITVETSDGEAIRCEDNVSLLPLADGQFRGIAGVVRDITDRAERERELEEYETIVETIPDEVYTLDAERRLTKVVPPSNAEVTTTGYRPAELVGEHVSLIMDEDDIATGDREIGALLNDPDRSTASFEMETITKDGQRRPHENHIAILPLDGDGRFQGTVGVLRDISDRKERERELRAQNERLERFASIVSHDLRNPLNVAQGRLEQARGTCDCAEAHLEEVAWAHDRMSVLIENILTVARERDPEPDPGPISLAAVVDDCWDHVETGAAALRVETDAVVRADRARLKQLLENLLRNAVDHGDADPAEPRGGDRPGVTITVGDREGGDGFYVADDGPGIPLDERERVFESGYSSDGDGTGLGLAIVERIATAHGWTATVTESAAGGARFELAGVDAVDR; encoded by the coding sequence ATGAGCATTCGGGACGGGCCCCGGTCCGGGGGCGTCTCGATGGACGAAATCCGCGTCCTCTACGTGGACGACGAGCCGCAATGGGCCGTAACGACCGCCGAGCTTCTGGACCGACGTGACGTCGCCATCGAGACGCTCAGCGCGACCTCCGCGAGCGAGGCTCTCGAGTACCTGACCGAGCGCGAAATCGACTGTATCGTCGCCGAGTACGACCTGCCGGACGCCGACGGCCTCGAACTGCTCGAGGCCGCCCGATCGGAAGTCGACTCGATCCCGTTCCTGCTGTTTACCGGATCGGGCTCGGAAGCGATCGCGAGCGAGGCGATCTCGGCCGGCGTCACGGACTACGTCCGGAAAGCCGACGATCCGGATCGGGACGCGGTCCTCGCCGACGCGGTCGTCGACGCCGTCGAGGCGGCCCACGGCCGGCGCAAGCGCGATCGACAGCTCCACGCCGTCGAGACCGCACAGGAGGGGATCAGCATCCTCGATTCGAACGGGCGATTCGTCTACGTGAACCGGGCCTACGCGGACCTGTACGGCTACGAGCCCGCGGCGATGATCGGCGAACACTGGGAGCTGCTCTACCCGGACGACGAGGTCGCGGCCGCTCACGAGGAGATCATTCCGACGGTGATGGCCGAGGGCGAGTGGCGCGGGGAGACGACGGGGCTCCGGGCCGACGGCAGCACCTTCGTCGAGGCCCACTCGCTGTCGACGACGGGCAACGGCGATCTCATCTGCACGGTCCAGGATATCACCGACCACAAGGAACGCGAACGCGACCTCGAGCGCTACGAGACGATCATCGAGGCGCTCGGCGATCCGGTCTACACGGTCGACGACGACGGACGCTACACCTACGTCAACGACGCTTACGCCGCGATGACCGGCTACGAGAAAGACGAGATCGTCGGGGAGCACGTCTCCGTCCTGCTCGACGACGAGTCCGTCGAGCGCGGCGAAGCGACCGTCGAATCGCTGCTGTCGGCGGACACCGACGGCCGCCAATGTACCTACGAGATCACCGTCGAGACGAGCGACGGCGAGGCGATTCGGTGTGAGGACAACGTCTCGCTGTTGCCCCTCGCGGACGGCCAGTTCCGCGGCATCGCCGGCGTCGTCCGCGACATTACCGACCGGGCCGAGCGCGAGCGCGAACTCGAGGAGTACGAGACGATCGTCGAGACGATCCCCGACGAGGTCTACACGCTGGACGCCGAGAGACGCCTCACGAAGGTCGTCCCGCCGAGCAACGCCGAGGTGACGACGACCGGCTACCGGCCCGCGGAGCTGGTCGGCGAACACGTCTCGCTGATCATGGACGAGGACGACATCGCCACCGGCGACCGCGAGATCGGGGCCTTGCTGAACGACCCGGACCGCAGTACCGCCTCCTTCGAGATGGAGACGATCACGAAAGACGGGCAGCGCCGCCCCCACGAGAACCACATCGCGATCCTGCCGCTCGACGGGGACGGCCGCTTTCAGGGCACCGTCGGCGTCCTGCGAGACATCAGCGATCGCAAGGAACGCGAGCGCGAGTTGCGGGCCCAGAACGAGCGCCTCGAGCGCTTTGCGAGTATCGTCTCCCACGACCTCCGGAACCCCCTGAACGTCGCCCAGGGCCGTCTCGAGCAGGCCCGCGGGACCTGCGACTGCGCCGAGGCCCACCTCGAGGAGGTCGCGTGGGCCCACGACCGAATGAGCGTGTTGATCGAGAACATCCTGACGGTCGCACGCGAGCGAGACCCGGAGCCCGATCCCGGGCCGATCAGTCTCGCGGCGGTCGTCGACGACTGTTGGGATCACGTCGAGACCGGGGCGGCCGCGTTGCGGGTCGAAACCGACGCGGTCGTTCGAGCCGATCGGGCGCGGCTCAAGCAGTTGCTCGAGAACCTGCTCCGCAATGCCGTGGACCACGGCGACGCCGACCCCGCGGAACCACGCGGCGGCGACCGCCCCGGCGTCACGATCACGGTCGGCGACCGCGAGGGCGGGGACGGCTTCTACGTCGCGGACGACGGCCCGGGAATCCCGCTCGACGAACGCGAGCGGGTCTTCGAGAGCGGCTACTCGAGCGACGGGGACGGGACCGGGCTCGGACTCGCGATCGTCGAGCGGATCGCGACGGCTCACGGCTGGACGGCGACGGTCACCGAGAGCGCGGCCGGCGGCGCGCGATTCGAGCTGGCCGGCGTCGACGCTGTCGACCGGTGA
- a CDS encoding DUF5785 family protein: protein MSNDWPVDPDGEEGSEGMRKFDMRIIADKVDEEEDFPMDVAEFVDEYGDYPIRINHERVVALSEIFDYVDAEEFETILEMHKAVGAAMREGDFWKYHPHGKDPEKVHA, encoded by the coding sequence ATGAGCAACGATTGGCCAGTCGATCCCGACGGCGAGGAGGGCAGCGAGGGGATGCGCAAGTTCGACATGCGGATCATCGCGGACAAGGTCGACGAGGAGGAGGACTTCCCGATGGACGTCGCCGAGTTCGTCGACGAGTACGGCGACTACCCGATCCGAATCAACCACGAGCGGGTCGTCGCGCTCAGTGAGATCTTCGACTACGTCGACGCCGAGGAGTTCGAGACGATCCTCGAGATGCACAAGGCCGTCGGCGCGGCGATGCGCGAGGGCGACTTCTGGAAGTACCACCCGCACGGCAAGGACCCGGAGAAGGTCCACGCCTGA
- a CDS encoding GTP cyclohydrolase III encodes MTNTQVTLVQIDNYGPWTVTPEPRREADLQTMQSRLYADISQFVGNRGGYTFFTRFDNIVAVTNGCSMADHALLQESVGNRYPVTLSLGVATGRDPVQALSDATERLQDAGSAQDEDRRECLEGRAIDEEFRADDDVQIAHFDVIDATGNYTDELNAFDTFIEIEQGYAELMQHMRHVHDSLSFFVGGDNVIVVCPDLGEADYEEAVAHVAESVDVEMQVGVGRGKSAHEAGYDAKHALETCRADGTRVELEWENA; translated from the coding sequence GTGACTAACACGCAGGTAACGCTCGTTCAGATCGACAACTACGGCCCCTGGACCGTGACCCCGGAGCCCCGCCGGGAAGCGGACCTCCAGACCATGCAATCCCGACTGTACGCCGACATCTCCCAGTTCGTCGGCAACCGCGGCGGCTACACCTTCTTCACCCGGTTCGACAACATCGTCGCCGTCACGAACGGCTGCTCGATGGCGGATCACGCGCTCCTCCAGGAGTCGGTCGGCAACCGGTACCCCGTGACGCTCAGTCTCGGCGTCGCGACCGGTCGGGACCCCGTCCAGGCGCTGTCGGACGCGACCGAACGCCTGCAAGACGCCGGCAGCGCTCAAGACGAGGACCGGCGGGAGTGTCTCGAGGGCCGGGCCATCGACGAGGAGTTCCGGGCCGACGACGACGTCCAGATCGCACACTTCGACGTGATCGACGCGACCGGCAACTACACGGACGAACTCAACGCCTTCGACACCTTCATCGAGATCGAGCAGGGCTATGCGGAACTCATGCAGCACATGCGCCACGTCCACGACAGCCTCTCGTTTTTCGTCGGCGGCGACAACGTCATCGTCGTCTGCCCCGACCTCGGCGAAGCCGACTACGAGGAGGCCGTCGCCCACGTCGCGGAGAGCGTCGACGTCGAGATGCAGGTCGGCGTCGGCCGCGGCAAGAGCGCCCACGAGGCCGGCTACGACGCCAAACACGCCCTCGAGACCTGTCGAGCAGACGGGACGCGGGTCGAACTCGAGTGGGAGAACGCCTGA
- a CDS encoding CBS domain-containing protein, with product MESELSVRDVLTSEYVGVSESDTVLDVVRLMREERTSCALVVRGSEPVGIVTEWDVLELMAEEGEPTETTVDDVMTTPVITVDPDRSLTDVATTMARQNIRNVVVDGPDGIVGLVTQRDVIAAASSFQATMTPARSSEPPIDRDRGVADPATASLAAEGEAAVLPNGGDEYTTQGVCEACGSLADALWDANGQLVCSDCRTV from the coding sequence ATGGAATCGGAACTGTCCGTCAGGGACGTGCTGACGAGCGAGTACGTCGGCGTCAGCGAATCGGACACCGTCCTCGACGTGGTGCGGCTCATGCGGGAGGAACGGACCAGCTGTGCGCTGGTCGTCCGGGGCTCCGAGCCCGTCGGCATCGTGACCGAGTGGGACGTACTGGAGCTGATGGCCGAGGAAGGCGAGCCGACCGAAACGACCGTCGACGACGTGATGACGACCCCGGTCATCACGGTCGACCCCGACCGGTCGCTGACCGACGTCGCCACCACGATGGCCCGCCAGAACATCCGTAACGTCGTCGTCGACGGCCCGGACGGGATCGTCGGCCTCGTCACCCAGCGCGACGTCATCGCGGCCGCCAGCTCCTTCCAGGCGACGATGACCCCCGCCCGCTCGAGCGAGCCGCCGATCGATCGCGACCGCGGCGTCGCCGATCCCGCGACCGCGTCCCTCGCCGCGGAGGGCGAGGCCGCCGTCCTCCCCAACGGCGGCGACGAGTACACCACGCAGGGCGTCTGCGAGGCCTGTGGCTCGCTCGCGGACGCGCTGTGGGACGCCAACGGCCAGCTGGTCTGTTCGGACTGTCGGACGGTCTAG
- a CDS encoding phosphoglycerate kinase codes for MIATLDDLDVEGTTVGVRVDVNSPIDDDDTLADDARLRAHVDTLAELLERGGRVAVLAHQGRPGGDEFVSLESHAERLSELLGQPVDYVDATFTDAAREAVRDLEDGDCVVLENTRFYSEEYMEFEPERAARTHLVEGLEPVLDVYVNDAFAAAHRSQPSLVGLPTVLPSYAGRVMESELDVLGSIEETGEPRVYVLGGAKVSDSIDVAWSVLEKGLADHVLTAGVVGNVFLIADGVDLGDASSDFIYDQGYWDEIDRAADLLDAYGDRIALPRDVAVDRDGGRHELGVNALPPGDGESAMDIGGSTLEYYRRILADAETVILNGPAGVFEDDRFETGTRRLYDAATDVPTSIVGGGDTASALRQLGVEGFSHVSTGGGAALRMLTAEPLPAVTALENAPERPAADD; via the coding sequence ATGATCGCGACCCTCGACGACCTGGACGTCGAAGGGACTACCGTCGGTGTTCGCGTCGACGTCAATAGTCCGATCGACGACGATGATACGCTCGCGGACGACGCCCGCCTGCGCGCACACGTCGATACCCTCGCGGAACTGCTAGAGCGGGGCGGTCGGGTCGCCGTCCTCGCCCATCAGGGTCGACCCGGCGGCGACGAGTTCGTCTCCCTCGAGTCACACGCCGAACGGCTCTCGGAGTTGCTCGGACAACCGGTCGACTACGTGGACGCCACCTTCACCGACGCCGCCCGCGAGGCCGTCAGGGACCTCGAGGACGGCGACTGCGTCGTCCTCGAGAACACCCGCTTCTACAGCGAGGAGTACATGGAGTTCGAGCCGGAACGGGCCGCCCGGACTCATCTGGTCGAGGGCCTCGAGCCCGTCCTGGACGTCTACGTCAACGACGCCTTCGCGGCGGCCCATCGATCCCAGCCCTCGCTGGTCGGGCTGCCGACGGTCCTGCCGAGCTACGCCGGCCGGGTCATGGAGTCCGAACTCGACGTGCTGGGCTCCATCGAGGAGACCGGCGAACCCCGCGTCTACGTCCTCGGCGGGGCGAAAGTCTCCGACTCCATCGACGTCGCCTGGTCGGTCCTCGAGAAGGGGCTGGCCGATCACGTCCTCACGGCCGGCGTCGTCGGCAACGTCTTTCTCATCGCCGACGGCGTCGATCTGGGCGACGCCAGCTCCGATTTCATCTACGATCAGGGCTACTGGGACGAGATCGACCGCGCCGCGGACCTGCTCGACGCCTACGGCGACCGGATCGCGCTGCCCCGCGACGTCGCCGTCGACCGGGACGGCGGCCGCCACGAACTCGGCGTCAACGCCCTCCCGCCGGGCGACGGCGAGTCCGCCATGGACATCGGCGGGTCGACCCTGGAGTACTACCGCCGGATCCTCGCGGACGCGGAGACGGTCATCCTCAACGGCCCCGCCGGCGTCTTCGAGGACGACCGCTTCGAGACGGGGACGCGACGGCTCTACGACGCCGCGACCGACGTCCCCACGAGCATCGTCGGCGGCGGCGACACCGCCTCGGCGCTTCGCCAGCTCGGCGTCGAGGGCTTTTCACACGTCAGCACCGGCGGCGGCGCGGCCCTCCGGATGCTCACCGCCGAACCGCTGCCCGCCGTGACCGCACTCGAGAATGCCCCCGAACGACCAGCGGCCGACGATTGA
- a CDS encoding GNAT family N-acetyltransferase, whose product MPPNDQRPTIELATRADLDVLTDLWVDLARDQRRYESAVRPEANREAMRETLGAYLVSDGLFLARLGGAIVGFVSVTVERGTLELDTTRGLLSNIYVRPAYRGQGIGTALLEAAEASLSDRGVDELLLEVMADNEAARRFYRRHGYDPFRVSMSRSLADRDENDTHSKEDG is encoded by the coding sequence ATGCCCCCGAACGACCAGCGGCCGACGATTGAACTCGCCACGCGGGCCGACCTCGACGTCCTCACGGATCTCTGGGTCGACCTCGCCCGCGACCAGCGCCGGTACGAGTCGGCGGTCCGCCCCGAGGCCAACCGCGAGGCCATGCGGGAGACGCTCGGGGCCTACCTGGTCAGCGACGGCCTGTTCCTCGCCCGCCTCGGGGGCGCGATCGTCGGCTTCGTCTCGGTGACGGTCGAACGCGGCACCCTCGAACTCGACACCACCCGCGGCCTGCTCTCGAACATCTACGTCCGGCCGGCCTACCGGGGGCAGGGGATCGGCACCGCACTGCTCGAGGCCGCCGAGGCGTCGCTTTCCGACCGCGGCGTCGACGAACTGCTGCTCGAGGTGATGGCCGACAACGAGGCCGCCCGCCGGTTCTACCGTCGCCACGGCTACGATCCGTTCCGCGTGTCGATGTCGCGCTCGCTCGCGGACCGCGACGAAAACGATACACACTCAAAGGAGGACGGCTAA
- a CDS encoding thiol-disulfide oxidoreductase DCC family protein: protein MSSEVPDESPIVLFDGVCNLCNGFVQFIVPRDPAGKIHFASLQSDVGQELLAAHDLPTDALESIVLVEGDDCYVKSAAVARIAAHLGGVYALLSALRYLPRPIRDRAYDFVAARRYRWFGRKEQCLMPTGDVRTRFLE from the coding sequence ATGAGTTCCGAGGTCCCCGACGAGAGTCCGATCGTCCTGTTCGACGGGGTCTGTAACCTCTGTAACGGGTTCGTCCAGTTCATCGTCCCCCGGGATCCGGCGGGGAAGATCCACTTCGCGTCCCTCCAGTCCGACGTCGGTCAGGAACTGCTCGCGGCCCACGACCTGCCGACTGACGCGCTGGAGTCGATCGTCCTGGTCGAGGGCGACGACTGTTACGTCAAGTCCGCAGCCGTGGCTCGGATCGCGGCCCACCTCGGCGGCGTCTACGCTCTCCTGTCGGCACTGCGGTATCTCCCGCGCCCGATCCGGGACCGCGCCTACGACTTCGTCGCGGCCCGTCGCTATCGCTGGTTCGGGCGGAAAGAACAGTGTCTGATGCCGACCGGCGACGTCCGAACCCGGTTCCTCGAGTAG
- a CDS encoding HTTM domain-containing protein: MPRQLSITDVRRRLSSGADRVAAGIERRFAIDARALAAFRIAIGLLLLADLALRARNLEAFYTDAGVLPRRALFSDYSQVYSLHALSGEAWAIALLFVLAGGFALALTVGYRTRLATVCSWLLLVSLHARNPMVLNGGDTLLRLLVFWAMFLPLSERWAVDARRPEAARATVANVATMALLLQVVVMYVSNAIHKSRGELWFDGEAVAYVFSLDYMFTYLLGDVLTAYPGLLRLTTYLWVALLVCTPLLLLLTGWPRAALAAAFAGMHLGMLVTMRIGLFPLVVVAALVPFFPPVVWDKLAAAIARVGLVGPLRNAVERLRRLRLERSMADVVGTAVVPSHRFLTAGVARGRSLLSTAVPAVFLVLVLLSNAQALGYTQVPDAGETALEATETDQSWRMFAPEPLRTDGWFHAPADLENGSRVDAMHRSAINWNPPPSHADVYPTTRWRKYLANVESGDNENHQSYVSNYLCERWNDDQQTDIERLELYYMAQRSDPYNETEPVTSIKLREYDCDGAFVQD, translated from the coding sequence ATGCCCCGACAACTCTCCATCACCGACGTCCGCCGGCGGCTCTCGAGCGGTGCCGATCGAGTCGCCGCCGGGATCGAACGCCGGTTCGCGATCGACGCGCGAGCGCTGGCAGCGTTTCGGATCGCGATTGGACTCCTGTTGCTCGCCGACCTCGCGCTCCGGGCTCGAAACCTCGAGGCGTTCTACACCGACGCCGGCGTCCTCCCGCGGCGGGCCCTGTTTTCGGACTACTCGCAGGTGTACTCGCTGCACGCCCTCTCCGGCGAGGCGTGGGCGATCGCGCTGTTGTTCGTCCTGGCGGGCGGCTTCGCGCTCGCACTGACCGTCGGCTACCGGACGCGGCTCGCGACGGTCTGCTCGTGGCTGTTGCTCGTCTCCCTGCACGCCCGGAACCCGATGGTTCTCAACGGCGGGGACACGCTGCTTCGGCTCCTCGTGTTCTGGGCGATGTTCCTCCCGCTGAGCGAGCGCTGGGCCGTCGACGCGCGCCGTCCCGAGGCGGCCCGGGCGACCGTCGCGAACGTGGCGACGATGGCGCTGTTGCTCCAGGTCGTCGTCATGTACGTCTCGAACGCCATCCACAAGAGCCGAGGGGAACTGTGGTTCGACGGAGAGGCGGTCGCCTACGTCTTCAGCCTCGACTACATGTTCACGTACCTGCTCGGCGACGTCCTCACGGCCTATCCCGGGCTACTACGGCTCACGACGTATCTGTGGGTGGCGTTGCTCGTCTGTACGCCGCTGTTGCTCCTCCTGACCGGCTGGCCGCGAGCGGCGCTGGCCGCGGCGTTCGCCGGCATGCACCTCGGAATGCTCGTGACGATGCGGATCGGGCTGTTCCCGCTGGTCGTCGTCGCCGCGCTCGTGCCCTTCTTCCCGCCGGTCGTCTGGGACAAGCTGGCGGCCGCGATCGCCCGGGTCGGCCTCGTCGGGCCGCTCCGAAACGCGGTGGAACGGCTCCGGCGGCTCCGTCTCGAGCGGTCGATGGCCGACGTGGTCGGGACCGCCGTCGTGCCGTCGCATCGGTTCCTCACCGCCGGCGTCGCCCGCGGCCGGTCGCTGCTGTCGACGGCCGTTCCAGCGGTCTTTCTCGTCCTCGTACTACTCTCGAACGCCCAGGCGCTTGGATACACGCAGGTGCCCGACGCCGGCGAAACCGCCCTCGAGGCCACCGAGACCGACCAGTCGTGGCGGATGTTCGCCCCGGAACCGCTTCGGACCGACGGCTGGTTCCACGCGCCGGCCGACCTCGAGAACGGCTCTCGAGTCGACGCCATGCACCGGTCCGCGATCAACTGGAACCCCCCTCCGAGCCACGCGGACGTCTACCCGACCACGCGGTGGCGGAAGTACCTCGCGAACGTGGAGAGCGGGGACAACGAGAACCACCAGTCGTACGTGTCGAACTACCTCTGTGAGCGGTGGAACGACGACCAGCAAACGGACATCGAGCGCCTCGAACTCTACTACATGGCCCAGCGGTCGGACCCGTACAACGAGACCGAACCGGTCACCAGCATCAAACTGCGCGAGTACGACTGCGACGGCGCGTTCGTGCAGGACTGA
- a CDS encoding universal stress protein, producing MYQDILVPTDGSDGTRRSITHGLAIADRFDATVHALSIVPEGPLGTLQTDEAIPAAERAVERVESEADREGVTAVTAVEQGVPHEAILEYADENDIDMIVMGTQGRTGLDRVLVGSVTERVVRMADVPVVTVRLTDDIRIDDADEAEDIARKTVANDGYDDLALADQPHRTSASWIVPLETDAGPVHVHVDAVSGEARVATGPADE from the coding sequence ATGTATCAGGACATCCTCGTCCCGACTGACGGGAGCGACGGCACCCGCCGGTCGATCACCCACGGGCTGGCGATCGCCGACCGGTTCGACGCGACGGTCCACGCGCTGTCGATCGTCCCAGAAGGCCCGCTCGGCACGCTACAGACCGACGAAGCGATCCCCGCGGCCGAGCGAGCGGTCGAGCGCGTCGAATCCGAGGCCGACCGCGAGGGCGTGACGGCCGTAACGGCCGTCGAACAGGGGGTCCCCCACGAGGCGATCCTCGAGTACGCCGACGAGAACGATATCGACATGATCGTGATGGGGACGCAGGGCCGGACCGGACTCGACCGGGTGCTGGTCGGGAGCGTCACCGAACGGGTCGTCCGGATGGCCGACGTCCCCGTGGTGACCGTCCGGCTGACCGACGACATCCGCATCGACGACGCCGACGAGGCCGAAGACATCGCCCGCAAAACTGTCGCAAACGACGGGTACGATGACCTCGCGCTGGCCGACCAGCCCCACCGGACCAGCGCCTCCTGGATCGTCCCCCTCGAGACCGACGCGGGACCGGTTCACGTCCACGTCGACGCCGTCTCCGGCGAGGCCCGCGTCGCGACGGGACCGGCCGACGAGTAG
- a CDS encoding long-chain-fatty-acid--CoA ligase, whose protein sequence is MTNLVTNLAAAVEEHGDNTAIGYQGSETSYEEFWGQTGAFATALEERGLGAGDRVALYLPNVPPFLIGFHGTLRAGGVVVPMNPQYKSREIGHLLGDSEAKVVVALADLVPFVNEVQDETSVEHVVSIGGEAEGAVTLEEFLESGDPDIADRADDDVAVQPYTSGTTGQPKGVQLTHDNLASNANAAAKLIPDGIRADDKGLGVLPLFHIYGMTVTMNATLFNGGAFYPMPEWDAQDAVSLIEDEQLTIMHGVPAMYNDVINQPNAEEFDLSSVRLCGVGGSGIPVEVLRQFEELYEPKIYEGYGLTETSPITHFNSPIDGRRVGSIGKTVPGVDSKVVDDDFEEVPPVEEGPIDEEEADLREITGEIVVAGPNVMKGYYGLPEANEEAFTEEGGRTWFHTGDIGYHDEDDFFYVVDREKHMIVTGGYNVYPREVEELLFEHEDVADAAVAGIPDERRGETVKAFVVRTPDGDVTEEELKEYCLTNLAEYKHPREVEFVDELPRTTTGKVQKFKLREQEGEN, encoded by the coding sequence ATGACAAATCTTGTCACTAATCTCGCGGCCGCCGTCGAGGAACACGGCGATAACACCGCGATCGGTTACCAGGGGTCGGAGACGAGCTACGAGGAGTTCTGGGGACAGACGGGTGCGTTCGCGACCGCGCTCGAGGAGCGAGGGCTCGGCGCGGGCGACCGCGTCGCGCTCTATCTCCCGAACGTGCCGCCGTTCCTGATCGGGTTCCACGGGACGCTGCGAGCCGGCGGGGTCGTCGTCCCGATGAACCCGCAGTACAAGTCCCGCGAGATCGGCCACCTGCTCGGCGACAGCGAGGCCAAGGTCGTCGTCGCGCTCGCCGACCTCGTTCCCTTCGTCAACGAGGTACAGGACGAAACGAGCGTCGAACACGTCGTCAGCATCGGCGGCGAGGCCGAGGGCGCGGTCACGCTCGAGGAGTTCCTCGAGTCGGGCGATCCCGATATCGCGGACCGGGCCGACGACGACGTGGCGGTCCAGCCCTACACCTCCGGGACGACGGGTCAGCCGAAGGGCGTCCAGCTTACCCACGACAACCTCGCGTCGAACGCGAACGCCGCCGCGAAGCTCATTCCCGACGGGATCCGCGCCGACGACAAAGGACTCGGCGTCCTCCCGCTGTTTCACATCTACGGGATGACCGTCACGATGAACGCGACGCTGTTCAACGGCGGTGCCTTCTACCCGATGCCCGAGTGGGACGCACAGGACGCCGTCTCGCTGATCGAGGACGAGCAGTTGACGATCATGCACGGCGTGCCGGCGATGTACAACGACGTCATCAACCAGCCCAACGCCGAGGAGTTCGACCTGTCGTCGGTACGGCTCTGTGGCGTCGGCGGCTCGGGCATTCCGGTCGAGGTCCTGCGCCAGTTCGAGGAGCTCTACGAGCCGAAGATCTACGAGGGGTACGGCCTGACCGAGACCAGCCCGATCACCCACTTCAACAGCCCGATCGACGGCCGACGCGTCGGCAGCATCGGGAAGACCGTCCCCGGCGTCGACTCGAAGGTCGTCGACGACGACTTCGAGGAAGTCCCGCCGGTCGAGGAGGGGCCGATCGACGAGGAGGAGGCCGACCTCCGGGAGATCACCGGCGAGATCGTCGTCGCCGGGCCGAACGTCATGAAAGGCTACTACGGCCTGCCCGAGGCCAACGAGGAGGCGTTCACCGAGGAGGGCGGCCGGACGTGGTTCCACACGGGCGACATCGGCTACCACGACGAGGACGACTTCTTCTACGTCGTCGACCGCGAGAAACACATGATCGTCACGGGCGGGTACAACGTCTACCCGCGGGAAGTCGAGGAACTCCTCTTCGAACACGAGGACGTCGCCGACGCCGCCGTCGCCGGCATCCCCGACGAGCGCCGCGGCGAGACCGTGAAGGCGTTCGTCGTCCGCACGCCCGACGGCGACGTGACCGAGGAAGAGCT